The window ATTAACACATACCGAGAATTCGCCGATGATGTTTTGCCGCGCATAAAGGCAAACAATTATAACACAGTCCAATTAATGGCAGTGATGGAGCATTCTTATTATGGATCATTTGGTTACCACGTTACAAACTATTTTGCTGTTAGCAGTAGATCTGGAACCCCTGAAGAtcttaaatatttaattgataaagCTCATAGCATGGGTTTATGTGTTCTCATGGATGTTGTTCATAGTCATGCAAGTAACAATGTAACTGATGGTCTCAATGGTTTTGATGTTGGCCAAAGTTCTCAAGATTCCTATTTTCACACCGGAGATCGAGGCTACCATAAGCTATGGGATAGTAGACTCTTTAATTATGCTAATTGGGAAGTTCTTCGCTTCCTTTTGTCTAACTTAAGATGGTGGATTGAGGAGTACAAGTTTGATGGTTTTCGCTTTGATGGAGTAACTTCAATGTTGTATCAACACCATGGGATCAACATGGCATTTACAGGTATGAGTGACAATTATCGGGTTAGTGTTGTCGTGTCAATTATTGAATAGTGTCAAATGAGTCTACCATAATCGAGTTAGTATCGATTTCGTTTCGTGTTTGTTGGTCACATGTGATTTTACTACCTATGTTAATGGTGATATTTTAGAAGGTACATAATTTATCAGTCCTTACATTTTTACCTAAGGCATTGTTTAGTCAACGTATTTCAATAATATACTATTTAGCCCTGGGTACCATTTCACAAATGTTGAGGCTAAAATGGTGCCATTTTGTACGATAAGGTAAATTGACACTTCCCAAAAACCTTGAGCttattttggtactttatccCTTTCTTTTTAATTCGTGTTTATGTTGTCGGGTTGTGTACATAATTGCCACCTCTATTTGCAGGGAATTATAATGAGTATTTCAGTGAGGCAACTGATGTTGATGCTGTTGTTTATATGATGCTGGGCAATACTCTGATTCACAACATCTTGCCGGAGGCTACTGTAATTGCTGAAGATGTTTCCGGGATGCCCGGACTTGGTCGTTCTGTTACTGATGGGGGAATCGGTTTCGACTTCCGGCTAGCAATGGCCATCCCTGATAAGTGGATTGATTACTTAAAAAACAAGAGTGATGAAGAGTGGTCAATGGAGGAGATTTCATGGAGCTTAACTAATAGGAGATACACTGAGAAATGTGTTGCTTATGCTGAGAGTCATGACCAAGTAAGACGAATTGTGTTTATTCGTCTCTTTAAAAACAACGTATATGGCAGCGTTTTATTACTGACATGATGATCTATGACCTCTGGACTTCAAAACTGGATTCGAAAGCTCTTGAACTTTAACATATACCAGCATAAAAGTCCAAATGACTGTTGACCAATATAAATACCGGTGACCTCGTGAATGGCCGGTGAATCACACGGGTAAAATGCACCCATGACCCCTCAACTTTGGCATTATTAACATGATGGTCTCTGAATAAAGGTTTGTGATTTACCGGCAATTAACGTGGTCAAATGGTATTTACACTGGTCATCGGTCATTTGGACTTATATGCTAGTGTATGTCAAATTCAGAGGATTTTATGTCCGACTTTGAAGTTCAAGGACCATAATGTTAGTAATTTCAAAATTGAGAGGCCATGGGTGTATTCTACCCGAAAAAAAAGCTACTTTGATATCCTGAAAACTGaactttctcattttttgacaaatttataaacttttactTTGTTTCACTCTCAAGAATTGTCTATCTTTTGTTTCTCCAGGCTATTGTTGGTGACAAGACAATTGCTTTTCTCCTAATGGACACATATATGTATTCTGGAATGTCTTGTTTGAAAGATCCTCCGCCTGCTGTGGAGCGAGGGATAGCACTTCATAAGGTTTTGATTAGCACTGAACTCGTCTTGGACCATTCAGATGTTGGCACGTCAACAGTTGTGTTGACGTGTCAACATTTGAATGATCTATGATCAGTTGGTCCCTTCATAAGGTTTTGATTAGCACTAAACTCGTCTTGGACCATTCAGATGTTGACACGTCAGCAGTTGTATTGACGTGTCAACATTTGAATGATCTATAATCAGTTGGTCCCGGACCGCTGTAGGACTTAGCTTTCATAATTCATTTCAATGCTACTTTTTTCTATGTTATTGATGTGAAATTCTATTTTGCAGATGATTCATTTTCTAACTATGGCATTAGGGGGTGAAGGCTACCTTAATTTTATGGGAAATGAGGTAACAACACTAGTTGTAACTCTTGCTTACTGTccgatattaatatgaattgcaCAGCTTAAGTTTTTAGTGTAACTGGTTTCATGACATTGTATCAAAGCCTCTTAGACTAAGTGATCATGAGTTCGATTCCTAACAATcctatttgttgatttaatttcaacacatggtaaGATGGGCCTATGTTGTTCACTCTTCAAGCCTAGCTGGCATTCACGTACGgggtgtgtcagatattaatataaattgggcctttaactatcagcttaaacttttagttcaactGGTTCCACGATGCTTACCAAATGCTTGTATGCTTGTGGAATGATTCAAATTCGACGCGTAAGAGAATTTACTGCCTCATTATAGGTTGATCAGTGTTAGATATCCCACATTGCGCTTAATTAGAGAGCTATATGACTCTTTATATACGTGAGACAATCCTACTCCTTTGAGATCCTTTTAGGGCGAGTTAGACATTTGTTTACATGGTATACTTGTTTTTGGAGCTAGCTAAGAATAAACATGAAATATTAACAACATAGTCACTAGGACAAATACTTTCTTCAAGAAAAATTTGCTAGGAAATAAAGGTGTCGGcttagttattaaaggcgcactAAGATGCCAAGGGGTCCTGGAGCACAGGCACAAGGTGCAGATGTGCGCCTGAGCAACACAAGACGCACTAAAGAAAAAGATATGTATAATCATAAATAACAACAATTAACATTTCTAAAATGCAATAAGTAGTCAAATACTAAAACATATCCACTTAGTagttaattttgattttagaaCTGAAGTTAAACCAAATCCTAAGTTAATTAACTAATAGCctaaaaattacttttcatcAAGATTAAAGTATTCATAGTCCATGTTTGTCACTCATCAATCAACCATCATCAAACCGTATTCTCATTTTGATGAATACCGTTTTTCTCCCACAAATTTGATGCTGCATCAAAAAATTTGATCAacatcaaataatattttttcatcgtctttttacatttatatatatataaatatagtattgtatattttgttatataatattattatgtgAAAGGAATCGTTTGTTTGGAGAGAGGAAATGGGTTGGAGCAAAAACACTGTAGCAACatcaagagagagagagagaaaatgaagaaaGTACGGTTTGATGTAGCAAAAATGATGAAATGAGTTGGAGATGGTCTAATAAGTGGTTGTTTAGGATTCCAAGCTAGGCTCAGAAATGCACGCTCAGACGAGTGCCTCTTAAATAGAGTCCATCTTTTAGCTTCTTAGGCGACATGAGATTAAAACGACCACTTTTTAACTTGGAACACTAAAAAACAATGCCTGCCTTATAAGATTGCACCTAGGTGTGCCTCGGGCAAGGTGCTAGGCTCAGAAATGCACGATCAGGCGAGTGCCTCCTAAACAGAGTCTGCATTTTAGCTTCTTAGGTGACATGAGATTAAAACAACCACTTTTTAACTTGGAATCCTTAAAAACACGGTTTGCTTTATAAAATTGCGCCTAGACTCATAAATGGACGCTCAGGCGAGTGCTTCTTAAATAGAGTCCACCTTTTAGCTTCTTAGGCGACATGAGATTAAACAACCACTTTTTAACTTGGAATCCTAAAAAACATGTATGTCTTGTAAAATTGCGCTTAGGCGTGCCTCTGGCAAGGCGCTAGGCTCAGAAATGCATGCTCAGGTGAGTGCCTCTTAAACAGAGTCCGCCTTTTAGCTTCTTAGGCGACACGCCTGGAGCCTAGAGCCTTTTGTGCCTATAACTATATACCATGTGAATGCATTTTCTTtgttccttactgaatattcTTGATGAATGTTTCTTTTAGTTTGGTCATCCTGAGTGGATTGATTTTCCAAGAGAAGGCAATGGATGGAGCTACGATAAATGTCGCCGCCAGTGGAATCTACCGGACACTGAACACTTGAGATATAAGGTTTGTGAACtctcttttattaatttgaGGTAGTAATttcgtgtttcgtgtcaaaatcacgttatctcatatatatgttccatatggttatatatgatataaatgctaAAGAAATGATTTTTGTGTCAATCGTATCGTGTCAGTAGGGTTGGCTCTATAaatcgtgttttcgtgtcagaaattgccgCTTTTTGTATAAAATCATTCATAATCACTCATTCTCTTCATCCAAAAACAGCATGTATCAGTGAACTTTTTGTATAGCTAAATGCCCAAATTAGTAGGTGTGGCCCAATCTTATTGATTGTATCAGGAAGGATAAAGAACCCCCATCGGGGGAGTGAAATAGAACATGAAACCGTAAGCTCCCAAGCAGTGGAAGGGGCCCGGGGCTCTGACCACTTGCCTGTTGAAGAATGAGCTGAGGCTTAATACATTCCTAGCCTCCCAAACTTGTCAAAAAATTCTAATGATCGCTCTCCAACTTTGAAAACGGCCAATTAGCCCCTTGAAATTGCTTAAAATGGCTCAATTAACCCCTTAAGTTCTACTTCATAGAGTAAGATTTCGGCAGTTGAATCatgtatcactttaaacaagttcaaggggcgGATAGGTCTCTTTACCTATTGTTTAATGATTGGTTTACAtaaatctgtttttttttttttttttttcttcggTTCTTTCTGATATacatttcttttattttgctTTCTTTACTTCAATGTAACTTCTTCAGTTCATGAATGCATTTGACAAAGCTATGAACTTGCTTGATGAGGAGTATTCATTTCTTGCATCAACAAATCTGATTGTGAGCAGCGCAAACGAGGAAGACAAGGTACAGATGCGGTTCTTTCTCTCGTTTTGGAAGTAGTTTCCAAAGCATTATACGAGCAAATTATAAACACGCAACTCCAGATCAGAGTTTCTGAATGATGTTTACAGCTTTTCTGGTATAGTGATTGatcatttttacatttcagGTTATCGTCTTTGAGCGCGGGGATCTGGTTTTCGTGTTCAATTTTCATCCGGAAAACACATATGATGGGTATGAGTTGctgttctttctttttccccCGTTTTTTCCAGTTTGATTGCACATTGGAGAAAACTAATTAAGCTATAGGCTTTCGGTAACTGTTATGTGTAACGTGCAGGTACAAAATTGGGTGTGACTTGCCAGGGAAGTACAGAGTCGCATTGGATAGTGATGCGTGGGATTTTGGTGGTCTTGGAAGAGTAAGTATCCGTTTAGTTCTTTTTGTAGCTTCTTTTTACCGTTTTATTTCAAACAGTAAGAAATAGTTTGTGaggggcgagccttggcgcaacggtaccgagaggtcacgggttcgagtcctAGGGGCggtctcttgccaaataaattggcaggggaaggctcgccccagtacacccttgtggtgggacccctccccggaccctcgcttagcggggacgcgtagtgcaccgggccgcccttttattTCAAACTGTAAGAAATAGTTTGTTGAAttccatgtttttttttataaaatctgTTCTGGTTTCTGGTAATATGGCAGGTTGGGCATGATGCAGATCATTTTACGTCTCCGGAGGGGATACCGGGAGTGCCGGAGACAAATTTCAACAACCGTCCTAACTCCTTCAAAGTACTCTCCCCGGCTCGAACATGTGTGGTGAGTTCCATCTTTTTTTATGGGTTAAATGCActatcactcaacttcaatttgtctcgaTAAAGTCATTCAATTTTGAATTCTGTTTCAATAAAGTTACTATGACGACTTTAAGGACAAAAGACACCGGAAAAATGACGTGACTGCCACATCAACAGTAGTCAACTTTCACACGGACCTAAACGACATGTGGCTACCACCTAGCCGACCAAAACAACACGCGCCTACCACCTAGCTGACATGTGTCATTTCGATCAGCTAGGTGGAAGCCACGTGTTATCTAGATGGACAACAGTGAAAGTTGACTGCTGCTGATGTGGCAGCAATGTAACTTTTCCAATGTCTTTTTGCTCTTGAAGTTGCCGGAGTGACTTTATTTAGACAATTCAaagttgaataattttattgagacaaattgaagttgcaGTTTTTTCTATTCATCTTGCTACAAAATTGCATGAATCACCAATGAAATActgaagaaaaatcccttttttCGCCTTTTTCTTCTTTGCGACTAAAAATGAACGATTCCTTTAGCCGTAAAAGTTAGTTCGGACTTGTTCGTCTCGATGTACTATTATCATTTATTCGTTTTTCCTTTTTCTCCTACTAAATTCCTTCTTCTTTTGAAAGGCTTATCATAGAGTCGACGAAAGCAAGGAGCGTAGCAGTCAGGGAGCTGTACACGAGTCATCGGCAACAAATGTTACCGTAAAAACGGGGAATCTCGAACAAGGTATGGAGCAGAGATCAGTAGTAGATACTGTCACCAAGCTGAAGGAATTTGAAATTGTAAATGAGGCATTAGTAGCAGATAATGTGGTAAGGCATGAGGaatctaaagaagaagaagaagaagaagaacctgcTGATAAGAACAATAACGAAGAACGGGACGAATCCTGGGAGACTAGGGGGGTTTGAGCACCTACTGGTCgctgaaaatataaaaaattctaTGGAAAATGTGTATGaggttttaaatttttatgtaaaaacaacaaaaaaatatcaatttagcattcaTAAATCACGAGAGACTACCACAATCACGTGACGGATCCTGGGAGGTTAGAGGGGTTTGAGCACCTACTGATcgccaaaaatataaaaaattctaTGGAAAATGTGTATGaggttttaaatttttatgtaaaaacaatgtaaaaaatatcaatttagcatctATAAATCACGTGAGACTGCCACAAGCATTCTCTGTCAGTGAATTCTGGATATGGCTCAATTATGGAAGAGAAGGATTCATTAAAGACATGAATGAGAGATTTGTTTAGTGTTTGAATTATGAGGAGGATGCTGACGTGTCACCTCGTGAATGGTTCCGAACTATTGTATCAATCTCCTTGTATTAGAAAAGGTATTACACCCATTTTGCTTTCCAAACTAaaatttcaaagtcaattaggatcttaaattatcaaaatcattaattagatttctgaattaagcaaaaatcattaatCATGTTCCTGAACTaggtaaaaatcatcaattggaGTCTCTatcctatcctaaaatcagaaaccgtgactatttgatataaatTGTAATAATCTATGTGaaggttcaaaatgagtttggagAAGAGGATCTGAAAATGTTCCAactgaatgattttcgatgaggcatcaattgatgatttttgtttagaattggggactcaattgatgatttttgcttagtttaaGGACCTGATTAATGATTTTGAGAGTTTAAggttctaattgattttgaagcctTAGTTTGAGGAGTCGAATGAGTATTATGCCATTAGAGGGTTTTGCTATTCACCGGCCCCAAATTACTTATTACCGCCTCTTTTtggacatttttgcccttttcatttttccattcaaaAACTTAATATCCTCTCTCTCCCGAGTCAAAAATTGGATTTATGAAAAATGAACCCGAGAACGTCGAGGAAATCGAATAACTACCGTTCCTATTTACACTAATTGAAATTCGTCTCCAAAAACTAACCGATCCAAtcaatatacataaaaaaattcatccaaaatGTGCTAACGTTTCTGCCATGGTAGAAACAAGTGTTCCACCCGTTTCCGCCTAGGTAGAAACAGATAGTTCATCCGTTTCTGCCTAGGCGGAATGGTGTGAAACACCCGTTTAGCACattttggatgaattttttcTCCGAATCCGGAGATGGGACTCGTGTTTTCGAttcgattttcaaataaaaatacttaTCCGATGAATCATTAGTCTTTTTCTTTTACCGTGTTTAAGTCCCATGAATGTTGTTTgagtttttgaatttcgaagaaatttgagagaatttcagtttttgagtttaaaaaatgaaaagggcaaaaatgtccaAAAAGGGCGGTAATAAATAATTTGGGGGGCGACAAATAGCAATCCACTTAGAAAATGAACACATtcatataatataaattaaaaagtcCTTGTAATGTAATGTTCAACTTATACAAGTGATGTTCAATTCATGTTTTGATCTAATTATTATGAAGATGAGAAAAAATCTTGtggttttatatatttataaagacGTTCATCTGGTTTAAAAGTTTGGAAAAATGAGGGTACGTTTGACTTgcttgctgtttgctgttaattttttgttgtttgctgttggaaaaataaGGATTTCCAGTTTTTGGAAAAATCTACATTATAAAAAATGGCAACTAATATTAATGGCCTAATACAttaccagctccctgaacttgtccagaCTGACTCCTATAGTTTGCAAGTGTCTTATCAACTCCTTGAACTGGATTATCTCGTATCACCAACTCTATATACTTGTCCaaaaaagtagattagctccctgaactttataAATGTATCACCAACTCCATAAAGTTGCTTATttcgtaacaactaaatacaaaaacctattaaatctaaattctaaaaatacatcttcataagagttaattttttctcttctcctacctttcaacatattataagagttagtgttgtaGATTTGAGAGATCGAATGGACGAAGATTTAGAGTGAGTTAGTATTATAGTTTTTGTATCTAGTcgttacggaataagcaagtttgggaAGTTGTTGAGACACTTATAAATTCagagagctaatctacttttatggacaagttcagagagttGGTGATATGAAAAaatcaagttcaaggagctaatgagacacttgcaaagtttagagAGTCAATCTACTTtatagacaagttcagggagctggtgatgtattaggccaataTTAATTAAGGTTAGATATAAATAGATTATAAAACATGACAACTAATATTAATTAGGGGGCGTTTGTTTTGGGGGTTTTAGGAAAAGGTAAGGGAAAGATGTGGTTTCATTCattttgttggtgtttgttttagaataaatttcaaataaaacccctgtggtttcactaattttcagataaaggactgtggtttactttttgtcaaaacgatgattgaggtttcacacttttaataatgctattaaaactatctttaacgacctgaaactaaaaattttcaagaattaaagttgttcaatgtcatattttctatggaactacattttcgattttagaaaatcatcttttttggaactttctctctctaaacattaactttctctctctttaccaaacatcatctaaataatctcgaaataaaaaagttgaagaattaaagttgcttagaatattagtagttcttaaaatatgttatttttgaagtcgtcaagagtgattttaatagtatcaatcgaaaaagtccttattttgctaaagttgaaaacctcaatcctcgttttgataaaaagtaaaccacaatcctttatctgaaaattagtgaaaccacaggggttttatttgaaatttaccctttgttttattaattcaatcaTTCCCTGTACCCTCTTTTAGTTTTGAGTTTACCCCTAACTCCTTTAATCTCATTCCCCCAACCCCCCTAAGGTTTCCCATTCCCTTTCCTCCCTTTCACTACTTTGAACATCTACCCTCcttataaaatttcattttagtctctattttgttttttatttttattttggtccataaatttgtttatttttacttttttaatcattgcattaatttcacttttgatcctcatatttatatattatttatttatttattctcaaaaaatatttttgactgatgtttacttttttatttttattttgatccttatattttttatcactatactagtctcacttttgatccttatacttatttattttgacttttttgtcctaaaaataattttggcaaatatttttcttttttcatattattcagttttgatatttatttttaattattttaaaataattattttctttttaaaataaaatatttatgcatttttttttatttttttatttcagtttcatcatcttttgattttaatggttgaataaattgattttcattctaATATTTgcatgtgattaatttattaatatataaatgattAATATAGACACATGTATGTAtagaaattattgttaaaaacacaactctagtttattacctcatttgtATCATTCCCTTTGTGGAACTGAAACAAACAGACAAGGGAATTCAAAGTCATTCCATTCATTTATCATTGTTTCATTTTCTTGATTCCATTCCGTTACCCTTGTGCGAACCAAATGTTGAGATTATGATTTTTCTGATTCAAAGTTTGTTATTTGACTAAGGTAGTTTTAATGAGTCTTTATTTGTTAGTGAGATAATTAGTGGAGATTTTATTGTTTGCTTTAAAATCTCCTTTATTGTTGCATTATAAGCCTATAAAAAGGTTTCATTTGTGCagaacattgataaattgaataaaattgttagcaccatttttttattttcttccgtATTCTTCTCAAAAAATCCCAacaccaaacgcccccttaagGTTGAGTTGAGTGGTTAAGGGCTTCAAGTCACTTAAACTAAATCTCGAGTCAGAAAACTTTAATTTGGAGAGGATTCGCTTAAAGAGACTCTGTCGTGCCTTGAACCGAGAAATTCGGACAAACAATATATGTGTTGATTTTTACCatctgatctattatttggtaacatttgtcttttgacttatcaaaattaGTGAAATCTCAACCAATGTTGATGATAAgttaacagttttgttaaaATTTTAACAATTCTGTTAATAATTTATAGATCACGTTTCTGTTAGGTAGGTTAAAGTTTTATTTTATATGTCAAATGATTATTGATGTATTGCCACGTATATTATCCATTATGTCAAAAATAAAGGTAAATTCAGACAAACACCATTTTCAAGTTTTGACGCGCAAAATTCATAAACTTAACCCACATTAATTGAGAATTAATTTCTCTGGTATGTCCGTACCCAAACCACATGTGACAAGATTGAAGTTAGTATTATTCataaaatatcgctaacaatatCTTAAACATAATTGATCGTTGGAAGGTTCGACGTGACCGTATTTCTTGTTAAATAATGGTAAAATTATTTCTAACGTAacagtaaaattgatcttagttGAAAATAACAAGAGGCACCGTTAATACATACAACATAACAaatcatatttattttaatttcaaaCGAATATGGAAAATCAAGCCGCATCTCCTCGCCAGTGGTTTCGTTCGCCGACGATAGCCTGTAATTCGGCCAATGGGCCTCAGCGTGAGCACGACACACTTCCTTTTGTTGAAAAGTCACAAATTTTGACAAAATCAGTTTCTTAAAAAGTagtattgtaattttatgttaattgcgTATATGTTGGGTtctaagttttaatttaaaatggtcaaactcttCTCCACCG of the Euphorbia lathyris chromosome 7, ddEupLath1.1, whole genome shotgun sequence genome contains:
- the LOC136235201 gene encoding 1,4-alpha-glucan-branching enzyme 1, chloroplastic/amyloplastic-like isoform X2; the protein is MLGSLSLFPATQFGCLSPSSGHKSKTAVENNCKIAKQYSISWSQKLPGSPRFYFLPRVFINKKVQHGLTISAVMTNDSTMTDIKEEMESIGVLSLDSGLAPFKDHFRYRVQRYMDQKQLIEKYEGGLQEFSKGYLKFGFNREEGGIVYREWAPAAEEAEVIGDFNGWDGSNHRMEKNEFGVWSIIIPDSGGTSAIPHNSRVKFRFKHGNGVWVDRIPAWIRYATLDPSKFGAPYDGVYWDPPAPERYEFKHPRPPKPKAPRIYEAHVGMSSSEPRINTYREFADDVLPRIKANNYNTVQLMAVMEHSYYGSFGYHVTNYFAVSSRSGTPEDLKYLIDKAHSMGLCVLMDVVHSHASNNVTDGLNGFDVGQSSQDSYFHTGDRGYHKLWDSRLFNYANWEVLRFLLSNLRWWIEEYKFDGFRFDGVTSMLYQHHGINMAFTGNYNEYFSEATDVDAVVYMMLGNTLIHNILPEATVIAEDVSGMPGLGRSVTDGGIGFDFRLAMAIPDKWIDYLKNKSDEEWSMEEISWSLTNRRYTEKCVAYAESHDQAIVGDKTIAFLLMDTYMYSGMSCLKDPPPAVERGIALHKMIHFLTMALGGEGYLNFMGNEFGHPEWIDFPREGNGWSYDKCRRQWNLPDTEHLRYKFMNAFDKAMNLLDEEYSFLASTNLIVSSANEEDKVIVFERGDLVFVFNFHPENTYDGYKIGCDLPGKYRVALDSDAWDFGGLGRVGHDADHFTSPEGIPGVPETNFNNRPNSFKVLSPARTCVAYHRVDESKERSSQGAVHESSATNVTVKTGNLEQGMEQRSVVDTVTKLKEFEIVNEALVADNVVRHEESKEEEEEEEPADKNNNEERDESWETRGV
- the LOC136235201 gene encoding 1,4-alpha-glucan-branching enzyme 1, chloroplastic/amyloplastic-like isoform X1, which gives rise to MLGSLSLSLFPATQIGCLSPSSGQKSKTAVENNCKIAKQYSISWSQKLPGSPRFYFLPRVFINKKVQHGLTISAVMTNDSTMTDIKEEMESIGVLSLDSGLAPFKDHFRYRVQRYMDQKQLIEKYEGGLQEFSKGYLKFGFNREEGGIVYREWAPAAEEAEVIGDFNGWDGSNHRMEKNEFGVWSIIIPDSGGTSAIPHNSRVKFRFKHGNGVWVDRIPAWIRYATLDPSKFGAPYDGVYWDPPAPERYEFKHPRPPKPKAPRIYEAHVGMSSSEPRINTYREFADDVLPRIKANNYNTVQLMAVMEHSYYGSFGYHVTNYFAVSSRSGTPEDLKYLIDKAHSMGLCVLMDVVHSHASNNVTDGLNGFDVGQSSQDSYFHTGDRGYHKLWDSRLFNYANWEVLRFLLSNLRWWIEEYKFDGFRFDGVTSMLYQHHGINMAFTGNYNEYFSEATDVDAVVYMMLGNTLIHNILPEATVIAEDVSGMPGLGRSVTDGGIGFDFRLAMAIPDKWIDYLKNKSDEEWSMEEISWSLTNRRYTEKCVAYAESHDQAIVGDKTIAFLLMDTYMYSGMSCLKDPPPAVERGIALHKMIHFLTMALGGEGYLNFMGNEFGHPEWIDFPREGNGWSYDKCRRQWNLPDTEHLRYKFMNAFDKAMNLLDEEYSFLASTNLIVSSANEEDKVIVFERGDLVFVFNFHPENTYDGYKIGCDLPGKYRVALDSDAWDFGGLGRVGHDADHFTSPEGIPGVPETNFNNRPNSFKVLSPARTCVAYHRVDESKERSSQGAVHESSATNVTVKTGNLEQGMEQRSVVDTVTKLKEFEIVNEALVADNVVRHEESKEEEEEEEPADKNNNEERDESWETRGV